The Peromyscus leucopus breed LL Stock chromosome 4, UCI_PerLeu_2.1, whole genome shotgun sequence genome segment TGTTTCTGAATCAGAGAGGTGTCTCAAAAGGTTCCACAATAGTGGTCCCTGAGCTGCCTCCCTTCCGTGCATGGGAAAAGCCCATACAGAACCGAGATGAAATGGGATTAGGGATTCGGCTGTGCTCTCTGTGGCAGGGAGCCCCAAGTCAGCAGAAGAACTAACAACTTCTTTCAAGAAACACTGCTAGATACTAAGGGCAACTGAGGGGACCATGACAGGTGGAAGGTCCTTACCAGAGAGCAAAGAAGACAATGCACAGTGCCCAGAGTCCTTGGGGACTGCGAAGCAGGGAAGGCAGAAGGGACACTGTAGGTAAGAACATTTTGGTATGAGAGGCAACAATGATTTGATAGATTAGGACTCAACTATCTGCCCAATCCTAACTTTCTAGAAACTCTTCTGACAGTTCCATTATGTCCTGGAAGGACAAGCAGGAGGAAACAAACCAAGGGTGAATTCCCTCTTCTCTGCTATCCAGCCCAGAGCCCAGAACCCTTCCTTCCAAGACAAATAATAACAGCTCATGATGtccagggtggggctggggattgGGGAATGGTAGATATTGGTGcctttcatttcttcccctctccagTTCAGGAGAACGAAGGTGTCATGATGTacttggagaaaaacaaaattgcaGACCTGTGAGAATGCTGCTCCAATCTTCTTGCCTATCTCCTGTGGACACTGCCATGGAAGGCAGGAATAGAAGCAGTCATGGAAGATGGCAGAAATTGAAGCAGTCCAAAGTCAGTTTATTTCCCCACGGGGGAAAAATGTGACCTCAAGTGAAGAGAAGTCAGCAAGACCCGACTCCGCCTTGTAAACAGGGCTCCAGTTAACACCAGGTACCTAGTGGTTCAGGCTGGTGGCAACTGAAATGGACTGGTGGGAATGGATTCACGGTGTGTAAACAGTGTTCACTGCAATTACTCTAAGGCTAACAGTGTGGCAAGGGAGGTGAAATGGTGTGTCTGAGGAGAATGTGTAAACGGTACCGTTGCTGGACAACACTGACTGAAGTAGAGCTGCTGGTAGAGTAGGGTGGGATTGCTGAGAATAGAGGCCCTCTGTCCTGCTTGGTAGCTGGAAGCAGGTAATAGTCAAGAGATCTTCCACAGCAGGGACTCAACAACCAACTGCTGGAGGGTCTGCAGGCTGGGACCAGAAGACGGGCTTCTTAAGCTATTTCTCTTGAGGTCATACAAGGTGAAACCCTCTGTCTCCAAGAGGCTTCCCCTTCTCCAGATTGAAGGTGGTTCTGACACTTTGGAGAGGCAGAGGGCTAAAAATAGCTCCCAGTTCagatcaaaaataaaagtaaaaatacctGAAAGTCCTATGAAAGTTCACGGGGCTGGGTTCAAGGATCCCTCTAGATTGATCCTGGAGCCTGAGCCCCCAAACCAAGTGCTCCATATAGacactggaattttctttttgaaCCCAGCTCTGAAAGCTCAGCTGCCTTCATGGGGGAGGTGGATGGGGTGGGCACTTAGGCTCCCTTGCAGAACCAAAAGACTGAGTGGGGGACCTCCGTGGGGGCTACTGGAATGCTTGGTGGAAACGAGGCAGGGTGGTGGTACTCAGGccagaggtgaagacaggaggcaAGGAGTGCAGAGGCCCAAAGTTCAGGGgtcccccagctccaggggaatcttgAGGCTGAGCTTGCAGAGTGGTGAGCAGAGGCTGTGCCTCAGCTTGGGAGTAGCCCATGACCAAGCCTCCTGTGGCCCCTGGCGGGTTACATGGGGGTAGGTTGAGTGGAAGGAAGCCCAGTAAGTGAGAGAAGTCCATATTAGCAGCGCAGAGGGCCTCAGAAAGGTTGGCGGGACTCTTGGTGAGCAGGGCTTCGTCTAGGAGGGCtgcagctgccgccgccgccgccggctgaGGTGAGGCGGGCTGGGGTTCAGCTGATGAGAGAGACAGACTTCCAGGAAGCTCTGCCAGAAAACTATCCACCTCCACTTTGGGCAGTTTATCAGGCAAGTATGAGGTAGATCCAAGCTGGTATTTTGGAGGGAGCTGAGCTGAGGAGGAGATCGGAGAAGATTCCAGAGGGTAGCTCATACCCATGGGCAGCGTGTTGTGCACCAGGGAGTGTGGCACGCCCGCACTGGGCATGGTAGGGATGTGGGCACCATACATACCCATGGGCAACATGCCAGGGAAGGCCTTGGCCCCCATCACGTCCCGAGAGGCCATGCAGAGCACAGGGCTCAGCTCTTCCTTCACACTGACTGCGGAGCTACAGCTGAGTAAGCCTAACATATCCACTGGCTCTGTCTTGATCTTGAGCAGCTCCTGTGAGTGGCTCTTCTTGACATGCCGTGTCAGGTGATCCTTGCGGCCAAACCTCTGGGCACAGTACTGGCACAGGAAGTCTTTACGACCAGTGTGCACCACTAGGTGCCGTCGAACATCCTTCCGAGTATAGAACCGCCGGTCACAGTGATCACAGGGGTGCTTCTTCTCCTTGGCACCTCCTGCTACCCGGCGTGAGTGAGCCTTCAGGTGCTCCAATAGGGCCTGGGTACTCTCAAAGGTCTGCAGGCACACCTTGCAGCTGAGATCACCACTGCTGGCAGCATGCATGGCCAGGTGGCGGCGGTAACCCAGCTTTGTATTGTAATTCTTACCGCACTCAGAGCAGTGGAGGGCCTCCTTGTTGGGGTCGTGGGTCTGCAAGTGGTTCCGCAGATGGTCCTTTCGGTGAAACATCTTGTCACAGTACATGCACTGGTGGGGTTTCTGGGCCGAGTGGGTGGCCATGTGCCTGTGGGTAGGGATGGAAGATGGGTAGAAAGCTGGAAGTTCAAAAGGGCTAACTAGACAACCAGATGTCTACAAACAGGAAACTATATATAAAAACCAATAAAGCAATGCAACAGAATACCATATCGACTATATTCTACCAATATCCCTACAAAATCATGTATGTATTGCCATGCTTGGCAGCATTGGTTTTAGTAGCAAAAAATCAAGAACAATCTGAATTTACTAATAGGGAACTGGTTATACAATTGCTAAGTCTGTAATATAACTCTGGTATTTAAAAGGTGAGCTTTATATGTACCTTCAAGGAATAAGCTTCTTAGAAACATTAAGAggaaaaagtgggggggggggcagtggtgcatgcctttaatctgaacatttgggaagaagaggcaggcagatctctgagtttgaggccagcctgttctacagagcaagttcaggcaGTCAAGGCTATagagagagaaattctgtcttgaaagaattttttttaaaaaagaggaaaaagcaatAGTACACAAAGAATGGCATTTGCTACATAAAAAATAACGTATTGCTTGTATGTGCTTGCAATAAGAACCAGAcatcactggggggggggggggggcagagatcCAAAAATCGGAGTTTATAAATGGACTTGATGGAGAACTTTCATTGTAAGCCTTTTAATACCTCCTGAATTCTGTGTCATGTGAATGATTTCCTCTTCAAaagtttacatttaatttttttaaatgttacaataaagggaaaaatgaaatatgaaatgtaTGTAAACTTCCTGATCTGTAACAAGTTCCCAAGATATACAAAGACAAGTCAAAAAAGGAAGTTCAACAGTGCACATAATACAACCCCCTTTGAAAACCAAAAGGAGAATACACATTTGAATGCCTCGAGGATTCCTAAGAAATGAATCCCACCAGCTGCCTTTGGGAGAGAAATAGTTGTGATGAGTATGAGAACAATTCATTATTCACTACAGATCCTTTTGTATCATTTCAACTGCTTAGTTCCTCATTGTCCCTTAGCTCACATGTCTCCTGTCTGACTGGAAAACAGCCCAGAGACCAGGAACTGGATCCATAGCTTCATATACCTTCAGAATCAACTCACCAAAACTTTAAGGCCTACTATTTGCCAAACTGTGGGTGAACTGTCATTAACAACATTCTCCAGTTAAGGACAGGAAGCACCAGGTAGCCCCACCCATCAGTCAGTCAATGGCAGAGGCTGTATTTAAACACTAACCCTCTTGAGATAGCACATCATAGCTGTGTTTAGTACCCcatgaccttttctttttttttcgtttttttgcttttgttttttcgagacagggtttctctgtgtagctttgcgcctgtcctggatctcactctgtagaccaggctggccttgaactcagagatccgcctgcctctgcctcccgagtgctgggatcaaaggcatgtgccaccaccgactggcGCCATGACCTTTTCTATATAGAGAATCACcttgtattatgtgtgtgcactcatatTTATGGGGTCATTATCAACCTCCTGGCATGCTGACAGGATGGCACATTAGAGGCCGTGCTGAAGGACTCAGTCTGTTTCCTTCATGTCTCAGGTAGAAAACTAAGGCCTAAAGAAGCCCAGAAACTCACCAAAGATCATGTCAGGGCTCTTACCTCTTGGACTAGGATTTTTCTATCAGCCTCCCACTGGTACTCAGACCACCACAAAGGAGTCCAAGAGGATGTCCCTGACTAGGGTCCCCTAAGAATCAACACATTCCTAGGTCCACACAACCCCTGATACCTATCTTGGTTCCTTCCTACCAACTGTTTTCCAGATGAGGAACTAGGGCTTTCTGTGGTCATCTCACTGTATTTATGGGTTTGCTGTCTGTCTTCACTGTTGAGAAAGTAT includes the following:
- the Plagl2 gene encoding zinc finger protein PLAGL2 isoform X2, producing MATHSAQKPHQCMYCDKMFHRKDHLRNHLQTHDPNKEALHCSECGKNYNTKLGYRRHLAMHAASSGDLSCKVCLQTFESTQALLEHLKAHSRRVAGGAKEKKHPCDHCDRRFYTRKDVRRHLVVHTGRKDFLCQYCAQRFGRKDHLTRHVKKSHSQELLKIKTEPVDMLGLLSCSSAVSVKEELSPVLCMASRDVMGAKAFPGMLPMGMYGAHIPTMPSAGVPHSLVHNTLPMGMSYPLESSPISSSAQLPPKYQLGSTSYLPDKLPKVEVDSFLAELPGSLSLSSAEPQPASPQPAAAAAAAALLDEALLTKSPANLSEALCAANMDFSHLLGFLPLNLPPCNPPGATGGLVMGYSQAEAQPLLTTLQAQPQDSPGAGGPLNFGPLHSLPPVFTSGLSTTTLPRFHQAFQ
- the Plagl2 gene encoding zinc finger protein PLAGL2 isoform X1 — translated: MTTFFTSVPPWIQDAKQEEEVGWKLVPRPRGREAESQVKCQCEISGTPFSNGEKLRPHSLPHPEQRPYSCPQLHCGKAFASKYKLYRHMATHSAQKPHQCMYCDKMFHRKDHLRNHLQTHDPNKEALHCSECGKNYNTKLGYRRHLAMHAASSGDLSCKVCLQTFESTQALLEHLKAHSRRVAGGAKEKKHPCDHCDRRFYTRKDVRRHLVVHTGRKDFLCQYCAQRFGRKDHLTRHVKKSHSQELLKIKTEPVDMLGLLSCSSAVSVKEELSPVLCMASRDVMGAKAFPGMLPMGMYGAHIPTMPSAGVPHSLVHNTLPMGMSYPLESSPISSSAQLPPKYQLGSTSYLPDKLPKVEVDSFLAELPGSLSLSSAEPQPASPQPAAAAAAAALLDEALLTKSPANLSEALCAANMDFSHLLGFLPLNLPPCNPPGATGGLVMGYSQAEAQPLLTTLQAQPQDSPGAGGPLNFGPLHSLPPVFTSGLSTTTLPRFHQAFQ